Sequence from the Corallococcus soli genome:
GCTGGCTGGGTGTCCGGCTGACCACGGTGGATCGCGACCTGTGTCCGCGCTTCCACGTGGACCGGGTGGGCGTGCGGCTGTTGTGCACCTACGCGGGGCCCGCCACGGAATGGCTGGAGGAGTGCCACGTGGCGCGCGGCCACCTGGGACCCACGGGCGAGGTGCTGCGTCCGGGAGGCCAGGTGCGCACGCTGGAGCGCTTCGACGTGGCCCTGCTCAAGGGCGAGGCCTGGCCGGGCAACGAGGGCAGGGGCGCGGTGCACCGCTCCCCTTCGCTGACGAAGGAGGGCTCACGCCGCATCCTGCTCACGGTGGACGTGTTGTGAGTCGCCCGACTCCAGCCCTCGGGTGGGAACTCCGCCTGCATCAGGGACTCTTCTCCCCACACCGCAGCCTCTTCCGACGCTTCCGCCTTCGTCGGCTTCGTGGCCGGCGTGGTGGGCTCGCTCTGGGCGGCCGTGGGGGATGACACCCTGGGTAGGGGCCCTGGAGGAGGGAGCACCGGAGGTGAGGCATCTCTTTCGTCCGTGACAGCAGCCCCAAGGTGCCGTGATTCATCGCATCGTCTTCCCAACCTCTCAGGTTCGGATGACCGCTTCGTGCCCCTGGCGGCCCTCGGAAACGAGGCCCGTGTCCGGTGCGAACCCAGGTGTTCAAAGCCTGCCGTTGTTGCCGGCGATGGCTGGCTTTCCCTGTTTCAGGATGCTACGGAGATGGAGTCCCGGACGCTGGCGTGACACCCCTTTTCGCCCCGTGTCCGGGAGGAACGACAAGGTCGTGACTCCAATGGATTCGAATCTGAGCGACGTGGGCGGGGGACCCGGTTCCAGTGCCACCCGGCTGGTGTGGGCGCGGGTGATGCAGGGCGAGGTGGAGGACGCGGTGCGCGCCTACGAGGCGATGGCGGCCGGTCACCGGGAGCGGGTGTTGGAGGAGGCGCTGGTGGTGCCCGCCGCGACGCGCGAGACGCTGGTGGAGGTGCTGCGCCAGGCGCGCGACTTCGCCGGCGCGGCGCGGCTGTTGGAGTCGGACGGTGACGACCGGGCCGCGGCGCCCATGTATGAACAGGCGGGAGCGCCGCTGCTGGCGGCGGAGGCCTGGCTGCGGGTGGGCGAGCAGGCCCGGGCGGCGGCGGCCTTCGAGCGCGCGGGTTCGCTGGAGCAGGCGCTGGCGCTCTACCAGGCACTGGGCGCGCGCGAGTCGCTGGCGCATCTGCTGGGCCGCATGAACCGGCCCATGGAGGCCGCGGAGGTGTTCCACATGTTGGGCAACACGCAC
This genomic interval carries:
- a CDS encoding DUF1826 domain-containing protein, which encodes MSARALKPREVPESRGDAHAFVWEPAGLTDIYREDVNLCVWRRGLDARLSAWLGGVGRKHRLQVVERVDAHALDLRASLASVPESAEREAWLQDLHAVVGLYADLFEARWLGVRLTTVDRDLCPRFHVDRVGVRLLCTYAGPATEWLEECHVARGHLGPTGEVLRPGGQVRTLERFDVALLKGEAWPGNEGRGAVHRSPSLTKEGSRRILLTVDVL